The Nicotiana tomentosiformis chromosome 2, ASM39032v3, whole genome shotgun sequence genome includes the window GTATGACCGCAAAATGTGAGAAAAATCAGATCCTGTTTAATGCTATGACTAACCAGAGAACTCCCCAAAAAATACCAGCACAACAGCACGGACAAAGTTCAGCAAACTTCTCAGCATCACTTGTGTTCACTCTTCGAGATATTAAATCATCATAGATATCTGCAATGTCATATTTGTTAGACCATGTCACATTCCGAATGCAGAATTTTATTATTCCACAAAGAGAAAGGATAGTTCGTACCATATACTGAAAACAAGCTGTTCATAACACCTGCAGTAAATGAGAGAACCCATATAAGCAACACAACAGAATTGTAAGGGAGAGAAAGGAAGAAGAGAAGCACATACCTATGAAGAGAATTACGTAACGAAGCATACGAACTTCCGTTTGTATTTGCAGAACCCAAATTCCACCAATGAAAATGATAAATCCTGGAAAATCCAGTTTGTTGAGATCAATGACTAAACATAAAAAGCAGTTATAAATCAAGTACTAAAACTTATCAGGATAGTGAATGTACAAACCGATGCAAAGTCCTCGAAGTGTCCACTGTTCAAGAAAGTAAAGCAAGTTAGATTACACAAGTAAAAAGTACAGCTTGAGATATAATAAGTTTAAGGACTTGATTATTTGCTATCATTGTACAACACATAAATGCAAGTTTTTCTTACTTAGTTTCATACATTTTTTGCAAGGAAGAACACGATAAGCAAAGCGGCAATAAAACAACCAGCAGCTATCATTGCTGTGAGAACATATGTCGACGCAAGTATGAGAACCATTCCCCAAAAAGACGAACCCAGATCTTTAGGCAAAAAACAAAAAGAGAGCACAACAATAGTCAGTGAAAGAAAGGTTGTCAGCACTGAAATAGACAAAGCAAACTATAGTAGATGAGCTAACTTGAAATGCATATCAATTTGGAACTTAAGCGGACACTTCATTTTGTCTTTTAGGAAATGAAAGCTTAAAGTTGTATTGGAAATTGTTTCAAGGAAGAGAAATTACATCCAGCAGGCAAGATAAGCCAAGAAACACCTCCACGGGTCTGTGTCACTCCCCCCTCATTGGCATGAACTTCTATGCCCACCACCTGTACTAGTAAACCAGAAAAAGTGTGGTTCAGAATATAAAGACTACGAACTTATTATAATATGTTGTATTGATCTGGGGAACCATCCATCATATGTTGTTAGTTTTCCTCTTCCTCTATCCTTTCTGTTTCTAGCTTTCATTTTCTATAGGTAAGGGCCATTGCCAGCCATTCCACTATTTGTACATTGTCAGTTTTCCTCTTCCTCTATCATTTCTGTTTCTAATCTTCCTTTTTAAAGATAAGGGATGCAAGCCATTCTTTGGATATGTCGAGATAGCCAAGCCAGCTTAACCATTTCTCTGAACTCAGCTTCAAGCCTTATGTAAAAGGTGGCCTTATTTTTAGGCTTTTTATTTGTGAACTTTGTTGGCACATTTGGATCCTTTTATTTAAGGCCTTGTTGGCCAAATAAATGGCCTTGTATTTTGAGAGGATGTGGCCAATTGTTGGCCAagcatttctttcttctctttctatataatgaggactctctactcatttgtaaacacaccaacaagacttgtctacaattcttgtttttttcttttttcctttattaagagtgttttgtatgagagttagtgttgggaagcacttgtgtgaaccctttctttggagtgatcttgtgaggttattctcttagggtatttgggattaattagagtgtttactctaattttgtactctcttttgttctctcattgttatagtaaattgctcctctccgcttgtggacgtaggtcactttgatcgaaccacgttaaatttgtgtcttctttatctactttaattgtcgttgttatcagcttccattgtctttgttattgccattataccgttgtttggctatattctgcactacccgggtttccgatcctaacaaattggtatcagagccggatctaaccgggttagtttcaatagccaaaataactctaacaaagacctatgttgagaaatttgatcgaagtgcaaacttcggaatttggcaattaaagatggaagctatcctaattcatgATGACTTAGACTTGGCGttacaaggaaaggagaagaagccggataaaatgacggatgaagagtttgccatcatagacaaaaaggcaaaagcaggtatcattttaaatctctcaaatgaggttttatgTGAAGTTTATGTAGAA containing:
- the LOC104115956 gene encoding uncharacterized protein, giving the protein MKANWEIKDCCNNDQVIFLVTIGVYTVFIFILWRTFIITPFKLITVFLHELSHAIACKLTCGEVVGIEVHANEGGVTQTRGGVSWLILPAGYLGSSFWGMVLILASTYVLTAMIAAGCFIAALLIVFFLAKNWTLRGLCIGFIIFIGGIWVLQIQTEVRMLRYVILFIGVMNSLFSVYDIYDDLISRRVNTSDAEKFAELCPCCCAGIFWGVLWGMISFVFLCGAMYLGLVLLS